The DNA window GGAGATGAACATCGATCTGCTGTCCTTCTCCGGTCATAAGATCTATGGGCCGAAGGGGATCGGCGGTTTGTATGTCCGGGGGAGCAAGCCCCGTGTGAAATTATCGCCGATTGTCTTTGGTGGCGGGCAGGAGAAGGGGATTCGCTCGGGGACGCTGAATGTAACGGGTATCGTTGGGCTCGGAGAGGCGCTCGCAATTGCTAGGAAGGAGATGGGCAAGGAAGAAAAGCGGTTCCGTCAGTGGACAATGCAGATGTTCGATGCGTTCAAAGAAGCGTATCCATCGGTGATGTTGAATGGGCATCCAACCCAGCGGCTTGCTCACAACCTGAATGTCTGTTTCCCTGGCATCGAGAGCAAGGCATTGATTCATTTATTGAGGGACGATGTATCGATATCTGCTGGCTCTGCCTGCACGACCACGAGCGTTGAGCCATCGCATGTGTTACTTGCGATTGGACGGACAGTCGAGGAGTCCCACTCGGCGGTGCGATTTGGATTGGGGAGAGGGAATTCGGAGAAGGAAGTGGGGTTGGGGATAAAAAAGGTATACGATTATTTGAAACAATTAGAAAAATTAAAATGATTTATTAATTTAATGTTCTTAGTTCAGCGTCATTAAATTTGAAAATTTCCAACGTTTCAGCAACAAGTGACTGAGATCGTTCTTCAATTTGTTCGGGTGTCCAAACAGATTCAGAAAAGACTTTTTCATTTAAATATAAACCATTATTATAGCCAATTCTGTTATTTTGTCCATCCACTTTAGTTCGCTTTTCTTCAAATAGATCTGTAGATAAAACGCTATTATATGCTGTTATTGTTAAATTCCCGATTTTATGGATATATTTTTCGTGTAAATTTTTAAATTTGGGTAAATCTCCTCTCGTAAACATCTCTACCCATTTTGTATTAGGCTTCTCATTTTGGGGTAAAATATGTTCAATAGTCCAATTATATTTTTTTTGCTTCTTTGCCCACAAATTTTTCCAATTTTCTCGAGTAAAATGGGTCTCTTCAATTTTACAGAGAATAAATCTTGCGACATCCTTATTTTCAGAATATATATTTCCTTTAATTTTTTCTCTGAACGTATTGATTGATGATCCATCATATCTTGATAAAGTCAATAATTCGTTGACAATATAGTCAAAACAAATATGTTCTTTGTTATCTTCACATTTTTTTATTAGATCAATGAAAATTTGATCTAAGTCCCGAACTTTTGGGTAATCAATCAGATGACGTCTTACAAAAAATTTTACCAAAAACGTGATTATATCGCCCTGTAATTCACTTTTATCCTTGAAATTTGAAAATAAATACAATAAGAAAGAATACGAGGGTATTCCACTTATATGATTCAAATCAATAATACCTTGTTTTATCGATTCATCTAATTCAGAATATTCAGGAGCTATAAATTTTTTATAAACGACTGATTTTTCAATCAAATCATAAAAAACAAAATTGACATCATTATCAATTAATTTTTCATAATGAGTAATTAAATTAGTTTTTGTTGCTTTTGTAGATTCAAATATTTCTGATTTATATTTGAAAGCATTATAATAATGAATCAAAAACTTTTCTTGTAATTTATAATCATCTATATTTTCGATAAGTTTCTCCCAATTTTTGAAGGCAGAATCTTCATCCAGTATTAATTTATCGATTAATTCAGAGAACATTTTTGTTTTAATCAAGTCTGTTGCTGATAATGGCTCACCTCTATTATTAAGACTTTCAAATAGAAGGAATGCATCTGAATTACTACCTACTTCAATGGAAATTAATTTTCCAGTAAAAACTGTATCTAATATTTGTCGGATATTTGTAAATTCGCAATCATTCAACTTATCTTTGAAAAATTGAAATGCAGAATAAAGTCTCCTAGTCTTAAATCGAGTTTGGCTTTGATTTTGAGATTCCCAAAGTCCAATAAGATTCATTATTTCACAATAATCATCATTATTTTGTTTCGTGAGCGAAAGTTCAAGCCTTAACTTTTCTGATTTATCAATTTTTAGAACCTTCTCAAGATTGACAAGATAATAATCATAAAATTTTTTCTCCTTTTCTGGGATGCTTTCCTTATTGATATTATTTAACCTTTCAAAAATTGCAGCATATAATAATGACAAGGTAGTTATCCGCTGCTGGCCGTCAATAATTTGAAGATTTGGATTTCGACTGTTTCTTTCTTTATTGATGAGAATAATCGATCCTAAAAAGTGTCTCTCGTTTTGAGTTAAATCTGAATAGAAATCTTCCCAGTTTTCTTTTTTCCAAATATAATGTCGCTGATATTTAGGAATAACATATCTTACATTTTCGTTTTCCGTGAAAAGATTTAGTAAGTCAACTTCAGTTATAGTGTAATCAGATGCCATGTATATAAAAATTTTAACAGATAATATTTAGGTCTGTTTAATTTATCTCATTACTGGCCCAAAACAATTTAAAAATGCATTGATATTTTAAGTTCTATTAAAATTGTCAGTTTTCACCCCAGACAATGTAACTAATCTTTACTTGGGGGCAAATATATTGTGAAGCGTTTCAACAGGCTATTTTATAAAATCTGAATATTTCGAACTCGAATCAACACCTTTTTATTCAATACGCATTTTATTAAGAACTACGATAATTAACGCCAATAACCCTGAGGAGACCGACGAAATGTCAGAGTGTAACCCAGAAATTGATGAGCTTATCGACCTGATACTCTCCAATCCCTTTTTGAAAAAAACCGGGGACGAAATTAGCGCCCGCGCCCTCATGAAGTGGATCAACCATCACTGGCGTTGCGACCCCCTGGAAAAGAAAGATGAAAGCAAGATCCTGGAAACTATAAAAAACCTGCATTATGATGGCGCTATCTCATACAAAACGATTGATAACCGTGTCCTGTTGATTGCTGAAGATCCTTTTTTTAAATTACAAATAAATAGAAAAAAATTGAAATCGGGTGAAATTCAAATTCTTCAAATTGTTAATAATTGTAATACTCCAAACGAAGAATCACCCATTACTGAAGAGAAACCATCATTCGTAGATGAATATCAGAATAAACACAGTTTCGAATATTACGATGTTCTGATTCAAAATTTGAAAAAATACGAGGGATCCAACAAAAAAATACTGATGAATTGTCCAATCTTCTTCAAACTTCTTTGTGATATTCTCAACGATAAATTCACTGACTGGCATACTAAAATGATGATCAGTTCGGCGATTGCCTATTTCGTATTAGAAAAGGACGTTATTCCTGATCAAGAAGAAGATGGATACATCGATGATTTATTTATCGTCAGTTCTGTCCTTAAAGAAATTAAAGAAAGTTCCCCGGAATTGATTGATGAGAATTGGCTTTATGAAGAGGATATTTTTGCAACCATCGACGATGTCTATCTTCAGACATCTGAAATCCTTGGGGACCTTACCTATGATGTTTTAAGAAAGGTAGGTTTGCATAAATTCAATTCGCTCAATCTAGAAGAATATTCTGGTAGTTACCCTCAAAAACTATCTAGAATAGCATCTGAAAAACGAGAGTTATTAGGAATCGTTGTTTTTCTGCTCAATAAACTACATGATAAAAAAATGAAAATAACCACGGTCGAGCAGATTAAGAATATTCTCCAGAAATGTGGAGAGTCAGATGAGATCAACAGATTGATTGAATTATCAAAAATTAATCATAAATACTATGTTGGAATGAGAAAAGATGACGAGGAAGATTTTGAAGACATCCTTGAACGTCGATTGAAAGAAGCAAGATTGAATGCGCTTCTAGGGAAATAGGGAGGTTGGCATGTCTTTTCAGAATCTCAAATTGAAACACTCCTACTCTTCGGAAAAAGATAACCTGGTCGACGATTTTTACATCCCCGTATTAAATGAAGCACGGATATACCGGAGAGTCACAGGATATTTTTCCTCAAGTTCGCTCTTTATTGCAGCCCGGGGTTTTTCAAAATTTATTAAAAAGGGAGGTCATTTTCAATTCATCCTCAATGTCCAGTTATCGGATGAAGATTATGAACAGATTGAAATGGGAATAAAATCTCCTGAAGGAATTATTCAGAGCAAATTTCTGTTAGACCTATCGAATCTCGAAGACGAATGTAAAAAAAACCATGCTAAGGTGCTCGGTTGGCTTATTTCCAATAATCAGATGGAGATTAAAGTAGGATTTATCGAGAAAAAAGTAGTTGGGCACGCAATACTCCACCAGAAAATTGGAATCCTTGAAGATTATGAAAAAAATATCGTCACTTTCGTCGGATCGAATAACGAGAGTAAATCCGGCTGGTTATATAATTCTGAGAAATTCAAAGTTTTTTTTAATTGGGAGGAGAATTATCAGGATTCTATCAATGAGGATATTGAAGAATTTGATGATCTCTGGAATAATAGGGCTAGAAAAACTCGGGTCATTCCATTCCCTGAAGCAGTAAAGCAGGATCTCATCAATGTGTACAAAAACGGATTCTATTCCATCGAAGAGCTCCTTATGGAAGTTGAGGAGGTATGTGAGTCGGGTCTGGGATATAGAACGAAAAAAGATCCATCAATAGTTCTTCGTCATTACCAGCATGAAGCAATCGATGCCTGGTTTGCTAATAACTGTCAGGGAATTCTAGAGATGGCAACTGGCACTGGAAAGACATACACTGCTATTGGTGCATTACAGAAATTATTGAAGCAAGAGAAAAAACTGATAACAATTATTTGTACCCCGTTTCTTCATCTTACAACACAATGGGAACAGAATATCCATCAGATGGGTGTTGACCTTCCTATTATCTATGCGAGCAGTATGGATCCTAAGTGGAAGGATAAATGTACTGATAAAATCCTTGATAACCGCCTGGGAAAATTGCCGCAATTTATTATCCTTGCAACCCATGATACAATATCCTCCAAAAAATTTATTGAAATGATGGAGGATCTCAAATCACCGGCTCTTCTCATTGCAGATGAAGTTCACGGAATGGGATCGGTGAAAAGGATCAATGGCCTGATCGATAAATATCGTTATCGCCTAGGATTAAGTGCAACACCCCATCGCTATTTTGATGAGTTTGGAACGAATAAATTGATGGAATATTTCGACAAAACCGTGTACGAATTTAATCTTCACCAGGCAATCAATGAGATAAATCCTACTACAAATGAGTCTTATCTCGTCCCTTATGATTACCATCTTCTCTTTGCAGAGTTAAATTCGGAGGAGATGGACAATTATGCTGACATTAGCAGGCAAATTGCCATATCTTTTTCAAAATCTCATCGAACAAGAGAAGAAGAGATTATCCTGGAGATGAAATTACGGGAGCGACAGGATATATTAAAAAATGCCATCGAAAAGTACCCACAATTTATAGATTTGATCAATCAATTGAACAACGAGCGAGAAATATCTCATACTTTGATCTATTGCTCTCCTCAGCAGATCGAGCCGGTACAGGATATTATCCGAAACTCAGAAAATATAGTTCAACATAAATTTACCTGCGGTGAGGATGCAATCAGACATCTGGAAAAATATTCTGGTATGACAGAACGGGAATACCTCCTCGACAATTTTGATAAAGGAAATTATGACGTTCTTGTTGCGATAAAATGTCTCGATGAAGGCGTGGATGTTCCTTCTACAAAAAATGCAATCTTAATGTGCAGTTCAGGAAATCCAAAAGAGTACATTCAGAGACGCGGACGCGTTCTCCGGAGATTTCCTGGTAAGGGTAAAGCCGTAATTTATGATTTTTTTTCCGTCCCCAACCTCAACGATTCCCGTTTGAATCCGGAGACTGAACAGAAGATTTTTGACTCTCAAATGAGCCGACTTGAAGAATTTGCAAAGGATGCCATGAATGAATCAGAGGTATTTCGTCAGATATTTCAAGAGAAGAAAAAATATGGTGTATTCTGAGGTAGATTATGAAAGAGGGTTCTGAATTTAACAAATTGATTTTAGAGACTATCGACGAACATTGCGATGATCGGAAGGTAAAAAGACTGATTCGAGAATCACTGAGATATGAACTTGATATCTGGAACAGGCACATTCGGTCATCGGAAATTGAAGATGAATATGAACAGATGGTTAATGATGTTCTGAAGGGGAGAAATTGAATGAAGTATGCGATTTCTTCCATTAGTATCAGTAATTATCGGCAATACTATGGAATACAAACTTTGGATATCAAAAATGATAAAATAAAAAATGTGTCACTCATTCTTGGAAAAAATGGTGCTGGTAAATCGAATTTATTGAATGCGATAACCTGGTGCCTGTATGGAATTGAGACCCATAAAAGTAAGGATATTTCTGACTCTACTGGAATGCCTATTATCAATACATCAGCATTAAAACATCTTCCCAAAGATCAAAATATCACTGCTGAAGTGGTTATCCACCTTAAAACAGATAACGGTCCATGGATGATTAAGAGAACTCTTGGAGGTGGAAAAAGTGCTCTTGGAGAATATCATTTTGACGAAGCAAGTAAATTATCGGTAACTCACCAGGTGAATGGTCAAGATAAAATCGACATCGGTGATGATACACAGATTTTAATTAATAATCTCTTGCCAGAAGCCTTAAAGAATTTCTTCTTTATCGATGGCGAACAACTCCGGGATTTTTTTAAGGTTAGTACTCCTGAAAAAATCGCAGAAGCTATCGATGTGGTTTCTCAACTTGAACTCGTTTATAAAGCAGCAAATCATTTGGAAAAGTTGGAGAAAAATATAAGGAAAAGTGTCTCAGCAACAACTCCTGAAATTGGGAAAGTTCAACATCAAATCGAACTGGCACAAGAAAAATTAGACAATCAGAAAGACACAATAGAAAGAATAGAGAAAGAGAAGAAATTAGATCAGGAAGAAATTATTAAGGTAAAGGATTTTCTTAAGAACCATAGTAGTTCGGTAATATCTACTCTAGAAAAAGAACGACAGTCTCTAGAAACTGATATACAAAAACTAAAAGAACAAATCGGGAAAAAAGAATATCAACGTAATTCTTATCTTGTAGAGATCGCCCCATTTATTTATTTAAAAAAGGAGATTGAGCAAACCTATAAAATAATTGAGCAAAAAGTGGATAAAGGTGAATTACCTCCACGGATAAAAAAGACCTTTATAAAAGAACTTCTCGAAAAAGGGTATTGTATCTGCGGAAATGAACTTGTGGGCAATGCGAGAGAAACACTCGAAGAATATAGTAATAAAATTACTCTCTCCGAATTAAGTGAAATCTCGATTGTTGGAAAAACGACGATTGAAGAAATATTAACTAGTATTATAGATTTTCCTGCAACAATCGATGCGTTTAACGATGAAATTCAGGATTTTAAAGATCAACTTGAGAAGAAGGAACGACGGCGTGAATTAATCTCTGACGAAATAAAAGACCATGATATCGCTGAGATTCATCGTTATGAAGACAGAAGAGAAGAACTCACAGATCTGATTGCAAAAAATAATCAACTCCTAATCGGCAATAATGCTGAAAAGAATGAATGTGATGCGATATTAACTGAATTAAAGGAACAGGAAGCCCGAGAACTTTCAAAAGACAAGAAACACGCAGAATTAAATGAAAAATTATCACTTGTTCAGAATACATTAAAAATACTCGGAACTACTGAAAAAATAATCAAAACAAAAATCAGAAAACAGGTTGAATTAAACCTCAACAAGAATTTTAACACGTTAATTCGTAAAAAAACAGCATTTAGTTCAATTACAATCGATGAAAATTATGTTGTTAAAGTGCATCATGTCGACGGTTACAATGTCATCAATGATTTATCTGCAGGTGAATATCTGATTCTCGGTTTATCATTTATGAGTGCACTTATGACAATCTCCGGGTTCCAAGCACCAGTTATTATCGATACGCCTCTCGGGAAAATCGATAATGAACATAGAGAGTATATAACAACAGAACTTCCAAAATTTTTAGAAGGTACGCAATTAATTTTTCTTGTCACCCCTACTGAATATGATAACAATGTTAAGGCGAACCTGAATAGGTATCTCCTGAAAGAGAATTTCTACCAGATAATTGAAAATAGTAATCAAACTGAGTCGACAGTGAGGAGGTACGATGGCAACTAATCATAATAACGAGCCACGAGATGCATCATACTCTAAAGAGCAATTTGAATATTATACGGATAAGGAGGGGGGATGGCTGAATAAAGGATCGAAATCTATCTTTGCCGGAAAATATCAAAAAGATCTTTTTATTTTTGCCATGGCAATAGGGAAATATCGAGATAAAAAATCCTTGGTTAAATCCCCAAAATTGGCCAATGTTCGTGTCGATGCAATGACCGAGAGGCAAAAATGGGCGTTATTATCGATTGGAATTTCTGAATCCCAAAATTTGCTCTGCCTTAAAGACGAATCTTCAATGTATGCGAATGCGGAGGAATATGCAAACGAGGGTCTTAAAATTCTTATCTCCCATATTGAAAAGTATGGGATTAATTACCCAAAATCACTAGAAGCAGATTTAAAAGATATTTTAGAAGAAAAAACATGATCCTCTTTCATAGAGGTCTTCCCAAAACAATTATCTCTAATTGTCCCTTAGGGTCTTTGTATGACCTTCATCGAAATTGATGATGATCTCTGGGATCTTTTGTCCCTTACTTCCCCCATAAAAGCCTCGAATGGCTCTCACCTTCCGGGAGAAACTCGCCGTGGTGACCCGGTTCTACAATACCCGGGGCGGCCTTTGGCGCCTTCTACCAGGACTACCAGGCCGGCACCTTCCCACCTGAGATCGCCGGCCCGGTCCTCGACCTGTTAAAGAGCCTGCGGACCACCATCACCACGATGCCGATGCGCTACCTGGGCCGGTCGCTCTCGAAGGACGAGTATTCGATCTTCCAGTTCACCACCGGCTCCCGGTTCCCCCCCGGCCTCCCCATCGATCCCTGATCACATGCCGGCACCTTCACCTTCAGCCGGGAGATCTTCGCGGTCTTCCAGTACCTCGGCAATTTCCTCTCGGGCGAGGACTCGATCCTGTACCGGTGGGCGACATTCTCCGCCGTCGCCGACCGGTCCGGGACAGTCACCCCCGAACTGGTGATGGAGCGGCTCCGCACCGTCCCGGAGACCGAACGCTCGATACTGGACGCCAGAAGGGTGTACCTGAACCGGTTCGCAACCGCCGGCTCGCTCGCCTGCGTCTGGACCGGGGAGGCGATCAAAAACCCGCAGGACCTCCACATCGACCATGCGATCCCGTTCTCGCTCTGGAGGAACAACCAGCTCTGGAACCTGCTGCCGGCCGAGAAGCACGTGAACGCACGGAAGAGCGCCCGGATCCCCGCCCCGGCCCTCATCGAAGCCAGGTCGGAGGCGATCATCGGGAACTGGACGCTCCTCGATCGGGCGTATCCGCTTCGGTTCAGACAGGAGATCGCCGTCTCCCTGACCGGCAGAGAGGCCGGCGCGATCACTATATATGAGCAGGGGATCGACCATCTGATCGAGAAGTGCGAGTATCTGAAATACTATAAAGAGACCAGACCTGCAAGGTGAAAAAATGAACGAAACAACAGATCATGTAACGGTCAAAGCGATGAAGTTCGATCAATTATTCAAACAAATTACTCCAGAAGAGATATGCGACGATGTATTTACGCTGGTTGGAAAAGTTTTTCCGGTCATTACTGCGGGCAAGGAAGATCATTATAATTCCATGACAGCCAGCGGGGGTGGCCTGGGGATGCTTTTCATGAAACCCACCACCTGGTGTATTCTTCGAGCAGACCGATATACGCTTGAAATGATTCTAAAAGAGCAAACATATACGATGTCGTACTTCCCGAATGAATATAAAGAACAAATACTCTTTCTGGGAAGTAAATCCGGAAGAGATAGTGAGAAGATGAAAGAAGTTGAATTGACCGGTGTTCAAACTCCTTCCGGAGATATGTCTTTTAAAGAAGCCAGACTGATTATTGAATGTAAATTAACGCAGGTTACGACCCCAAATCCCCGTGATTTTTACTCACAGGAAGCGAGAGATTATATAAACGAAGCCTACAAAGAAGCAAACGATCATCGCAGATATGTATTTGGAGAGATCACCCATGTTTGGGTAAAGAAATAAGAATAAACATGAATTAACGAAGAGAATGATCGGCCATTCTCTTCGCCATCCTGCAAATTATTCAATTTATAAATCTGCTCCTGACGGTGACAATGCGTCGCCCCAATCGACCTTGACGTTCTGAGAATCGAATATCTGATCTGAAATTCGATCTTCTCGAAATGAGGATCTTTATTCGATCCTCTGGTTGATAGCCTCCCAGAATTTCTGGTCGAAAAGCCTCGCAATCATCCTGTGCTAGTCTGGTAGTACCATGGCTTACCACGATATTCTCGACCGACGACTGAGTCTGAATTAAATGAGGAGTCTGATATCCTGAGTAAAACTGCATCTCCTGATGCTAGCACACCGATCTCTGCCGGCCCCGACTAGTCAGAAAGTGAGAGAGCCTGATCGACATCCAGGGGTTTGACGAATGGAAAGGATGACCGCGTATCCGTTCTGCAGGGCCGGCATCGACGAGCCTGACGAGTCCGGCCAGCCGGCCTCACAGTCTGGCCTCGTCATCCAGGTGAAGTGATATCAGTTCCCTGAAAAGTCCGGATCTCAACGCCGATGTTGTTTCTGTCGTTTTTTGAACCATTGCACGATCTCAAAACCGATTGTAAAGGGAAGGCTGAACATCCAGGCAAGTCCGAACACCTATATCAGGGCGAGGAAAAATTCTCCCGGGTCACCCCCCAAACCCCACGACCCTGAAGTTCCGCTGCCCCAGACGGACCACCACGGCGGCACTTCACCGGAAGATCTCACGCCGCTTTCCTGACCAGACGCGCTCCGAACTCATATGCTTTTTTGCAGTCCAGTGGGAACTGCTCATTCCGGTGTTTTTTCTTCTCTTCCGGGTCAAAGAGTGTGGAGACATACTTCGAATAGTCATCGTACAGGGAGGTATCGGTGACAAACATCGACTCGCAGGATCCGAAGATCCGATCCATCTCCATCTCCGTCAATTCTGCATTTCGGTCAAAG is part of the Methanosphaerula palustris E1-9c genome and encodes:
- a CDS encoding cysteine desulfurase family protein yields the protein MDSHATTPVDPRVFEAMLPYFSEIFGNAGSIDHNYGAVAADAVKKAREQCAHILNAQSEEIIFTSGATESDNIAILGVAEQYAAKGDHIITCVTEHKAVLDTCKHLQMAGKSVTYLPVDHYGLVDPGQVEDAITEKTVLISIMAANNEIGTIAPIKEIGEIAHKHGVLFHTDAAQAVGHIPMDAKEMNIDLLSFSGHKIYGPKGIGGLYVRGSKPRVKLSPIVFGGGQEKGIRSGTLNVTGIVGLGEALAIARKEMGKEEKRFRQWTMQMFDAFKEAYPSVMLNGHPTQRLAHNLNVCFPGIESKALIHLLRDDVSISAGSACTTTSVEPSHVLLAIGRTVEESHSAVRFGLGRGNSEKEVGLGIKKVYDYLKQLEKLK
- a CDS encoding DUF262 domain-containing protein, whose translation is MASDYTITEVDLLNLFTENENVRYVIPKYQRHYIWKKENWEDFYSDLTQNERHFLGSIILINKERNSRNPNLQIIDGQQRITTLSLLYAAIFERLNNINKESIPEKEKKFYDYYLVNLEKVLKIDKSEKLRLELSLTKQNNDDYCEIMNLIGLWESQNQSQTRFKTRRLYSAFQFFKDKLNDCEFTNIRQILDTVFTGKLISIEVGSNSDAFLLFESLNNRGEPLSATDLIKTKMFSELIDKLILDEDSAFKNWEKLIENIDDYKLQEKFLIHYYNAFKYKSEIFESTKATKTNLITHYEKLIDNDVNFVFYDLIEKSVVYKKFIAPEYSELDESIKQGIIDLNHISGIPSYSFLLYLFSNFKDKSELQGDIITFLVKFFVRRHLIDYPKVRDLDQIFIDLIKKCEDNKEHICFDYIVNELLTLSRYDGSSINTFREKIKGNIYSENKDVARFILCKIEETHFTRENWKNLWAKKQKKYNWTIEHILPQNEKPNTKWVEMFTRGDLPKFKNLHEKYIHKIGNLTITAYNSVLSTDLFEEKRTKVDGQNNRIGYNNGLYLNEKVFSESVWTPEQIEERSQSLVAETLEIFKFNDAELRTLN
- a CDS encoding YkvA family protein, with amino-acid sequence MSECNPEIDELIDLILSNPFLKKTGDEISARALMKWINHHWRCDPLEKKDESKILETIKNLHYDGAISYKTIDNRVLLIAEDPFFKLQINRKKLKSGEIQILQIVNNCNTPNEESPITEEKPSFVDEYQNKHSFEYYDVLIQNLKKYEGSNKKILMNCPIFFKLLCDILNDKFTDWHTKMMISSAIAYFVLEKDVIPDQEEDGYIDDLFIVSSVLKEIKESSPELIDENWLYEEDIFATIDDVYLQTSEILGDLTYDVLRKVGLHKFNSLNLEEYSGSYPQKLSRIASEKRELLGIVVFLLNKLHDKKMKITTVEQIKNILQKCGESDEINRLIELSKINHKYYVGMRKDDEEDFEDILERRLKEARLNALLGK
- a CDS encoding DEAD/DEAH box helicase family protein — its product is MSFQNLKLKHSYSSEKDNLVDDFYIPVLNEARIYRRVTGYFSSSSLFIAARGFSKFIKKGGHFQFILNVQLSDEDYEQIEMGIKSPEGIIQSKFLLDLSNLEDECKKNHAKVLGWLISNNQMEIKVGFIEKKVVGHAILHQKIGILEDYEKNIVTFVGSNNESKSGWLYNSEKFKVFFNWEENYQDSINEDIEEFDDLWNNRARKTRVIPFPEAVKQDLINVYKNGFYSIEELLMEVEEVCESGLGYRTKKDPSIVLRHYQHEAIDAWFANNCQGILEMATGTGKTYTAIGALQKLLKQEKKLITIICTPFLHLTTQWEQNIHQMGVDLPIIYASSMDPKWKDKCTDKILDNRLGKLPQFIILATHDTISSKKFIEMMEDLKSPALLIADEVHGMGSVKRINGLIDKYRYRLGLSATPHRYFDEFGTNKLMEYFDKTVYEFNLHQAINEINPTTNESYLVPYDYHLLFAELNSEEMDNYADISRQIAISFSKSHRTREEEIILEMKLRERQDILKNAIEKYPQFIDLINQLNNEREISHTLIYCSPQQIEPVQDIIRNSENIVQHKFTCGEDAIRHLEKYSGMTEREYLLDNFDKGNYDVLVAIKCLDEGVDVPSTKNAILMCSSGNPKEYIQRRGRVLRRFPGKGKAVIYDFFSVPNLNDSRLNPETEQKIFDSQMSRLEEFAKDAMNESEVFRQIFQEKKKYGVF
- a CDS encoding AAA family ATPase — protein: MKYAISSISISNYRQYYGIQTLDIKNDKIKNVSLILGKNGAGKSNLLNAITWCLYGIETHKSKDISDSTGMPIINTSALKHLPKDQNITAEVVIHLKTDNGPWMIKRTLGGGKSALGEYHFDEASKLSVTHQVNGQDKIDIGDDTQILINNLLPEALKNFFFIDGEQLRDFFKVSTPEKIAEAIDVVSQLELVYKAANHLEKLEKNIRKSVSATTPEIGKVQHQIELAQEKLDNQKDTIERIEKEKKLDQEEIIKVKDFLKNHSSSVISTLEKERQSLETDIQKLKEQIGKKEYQRNSYLVEIAPFIYLKKEIEQTYKIIEQKVDKGELPPRIKKTFIKELLEKGYCICGNELVGNARETLEEYSNKITLSELSEISIVGKTTIEEILTSIIDFPATIDAFNDEIQDFKDQLEKKERRRELISDEIKDHDIAEIHRYEDRREELTDLIAKNNQLLIGNNAEKNECDAILTELKEQEARELSKDKKHAELNEKLSLVQNTLKILGTTEKIIKTKIRKQVELNLNKNFNTLIRKKTAFSSITIDENYVVKVHHVDGYNVINDLSAGEYLILGLSFMSALMTISGFQAPVIIDTPLGKIDNEHREYITTELPKFLEGTQLIFLVTPTEYDNNVKANLNRYLLKENFYQIIENSNQTESTVRRYDGN
- a CDS encoding HNH endonuclease domain-containing protein — translated: MERLRTVPETERSILDARRVYLNRFATAGSLACVWTGEAIKNPQDLHIDHAIPFSLWRNNQLWNLLPAEKHVNARKSARIPAPALIEARSEAIIGNWTLLDRAYPLRFRQEIAVSLTGREAGAITIYEQGIDHLIEKCEYLKYYKETRPAR
- a CDS encoding flavin reductase produces the protein MNETTDHVTVKAMKFDQLFKQITPEEICDDVFTLVGKVFPVITAGKEDHYNSMTASGGGLGMLFMKPTTWCILRADRYTLEMILKEQTYTMSYFPNEYKEQILFLGSKSGRDSEKMKEVELTGVQTPSGDMSFKEARLIIECKLTQVTTPNPRDFYSQEARDYINEAYKEANDHRRYVFGEITHVWVKK